In a genomic window of Myotis daubentonii chromosome 18, mMyoDau2.1, whole genome shotgun sequence:
- the IGSF9 gene encoding protein turtle homolog A isoform X2, which produces MVWCLSLAILSLIISQRADGQGKPEVVSVVGRAGESAVLGCDLLPAAGQPPLHVIEWLRFGFLLPIFIQFGLYSPRVDPDYVGRVRLQKGASLQIEGLRVEDQGWYECRVLFLDRHSPEDDSANGSWVHLTVNSPPQFLETPPQVLEVKELEPLTLRCVAHGSPQPHVTWKLRGQDLSQGQGPMQVQNGTLWIRRVERGSAGIYTCQASNSEGSTTHATQLLVLGPPVIAAPPKNSTVNASQDISLACRAEAYPANLTYSWFQDSVNVFHISRLQSRVRILVDGSLWLQAAQPDDAGRYTCVPSNGLPPPPSASARLTVLYPAQVTAMPPETPLPIGMPGVIRCPVRANPPLLFVSWTKDGQALQLDKFPGWSQGPEGSLVIALGNEDALGEYACTPYNSLGTAGPSPVTRVLLKAPPAFLERPKEEYFQEVGRDLLIPCSARGDPPPTVSWAKVGRGLQGQAQVDSNSSLILRPLTKEAHGRWECTASNAVARVTTSTNVYVLGTSPHVVTNVSVVPLPKGANVSWEPGFDGGYLQRFSVWYTPLAKRSDRAHHDWLSLAVPVGAAHLLVPGLKPHTQYQFSVLAQNKLGSGPFSEIVLSVPEGLPTTPAAPTRPVTEMPRPLSPPRGLVAVRTPRGVLLRWDPPEMVPQRLDGYILEGRQGSQSWEVLDGAVAGAEVQLLVPGLIKDVLYEFRLVALAGGYVSRPSNSANVSTSGLEVYPSRTQLPGLLPQPVLAGVLGGLCFLGVAILVSILAACLTSRHRAARRRHHCKRLRQDPPLLFSPPQLSSPVSAPGSGSPDSVAKLKLRGSPAPSLRQSLLCGEPARTPSSPPDPPPSQGPLPLEPICRGPDGRFVLGPNVGTPQERSGPEQAEPRTPARHQARSYDCSSSSPTGLPQPLCITDISPVGPSPAAPPSPLPGTGPLLQYLSLPFFREMNVDGDWPPVEEPASAPPPDYRDIRPCPPSSLLQPLDSPPASPRAVLPGAVGRAGAAPEGPYTALADWTLRERLLSGLLPAAPRGSLTSQSSGRGSASFLRPPSTAPSAGGSYLSPAPGDTSSWASGPERWPRREHVVTVSKRRDTSVDENYEWDSEFPGDVELLETLYLGLAGPRPGPDAEPELGAKTPEVGCPLSAAPAFGPEARCAALREEFLAFRRRRDAARTWLPAYRQPVPHPEQATLL; this is translated from the exons GGCGAGTCCGCCTGCAGAAGGGGGCATCTCTCCAGATCGAGGGGCTCCGGGTGGAAGACCAGGGCTGGTACGAATGTCGCGTGCTCTTCCTGGACAGGCACAGCCCCGAAGACGATTCCGCTAACGGCTCCTGGGTGCACCTCACAGTCAATT CACCCCCTCAATTCCTGGAGACACCTCCTCAGGTGCTGGAAGTTAAGGAACTGGAGCCCTTGACCTTGCGTTGTGTGGCCCATGGTAGCCCCCAGCCTCATGTGACTTGGAAGCTCCGAGGACAGGAcctcagccagggccagggcccgaTGCAG GTGCAGAACGGGACGCTGTGGATCCGGCGGGTGGAGCGAGGCAGCGCCGGGATCTACACCTGCCAGGCCTCCAATTCCGAGGGCAGCACCACCCACGCCACGCAGCTGCTTGTGCTAG GACCCCCAGTCATCGCAGCACCCCCCAAGAACAGCACGGTCAATGCCTCCCAGGATATCTCCTTGGCCTGCCGGGCCGAGGCGTACCCTGCTAACCTCACCTACAGCTGGTTCCAGGACAGCGTCAACGTCTTCCACATTAG CCGCCTGCAGTCGCGCGTGCGGATCCTGGTGGATGggagcctgtggctgcaggctgccCAGCCTGATGATGCGGGCCGCTACACCTGTGTGCCCAGCAACGGCCTGCCGCCCCCGCCTTCAGCCTCAGCCCGCCTCACTGTGCTCT ACCCAGCCCAGGTGACAGCGATGCCTCCTGAGACACCCCTGCCCATCGGCATGCCAGGGGTGATCCGGTGCCCAGTTCGTGCCAATCCCCCGCTGCTCTTCGTCAGCTGGACCAAGGATGGGCAGGCCCTGCAGCTGGACAAG ttCCCCGGCTGGTCCCAGGGCCCAGAAGGCTCGCTGGTCATTGCCCTGGGGAATGAGGATGCTCTGGGAGAATACGCCTGCACCCCTTACAACAGCCTTGGCACGGCAGGGCCCTCCCCGGTGACCCGAGTGCTGCTCAAG GCCCCCCCAGCTTTTCTAGAGCGGCCCAAAGAAGAGTATTTCCAAGAAGTAGGGCGGGACCTGCTCATCCCCTGCTCTGCGCGAGGAGACCCTCCTCCTACCGTCTCTTGGGCCAAG GTGGGCCGGGGgctgcagggccaggcccaggtggACAGCAACAGTAGCCTCATCCTGCGACCGCTGACCAAGGAGGCCCATGGGCGCTGGGAGTGCACCGCCAGCAACGCTGTCGCCCGCGTGACCACCTCCACCAACGTCTATGTGCTGG GCACCAGCCCCCACGTTGTCACCAATGTGTCCGTGGTGCCCTTGCCCAAGGGTGCCAATGTCTCCTGGGAGCCTGGCTTCGATGGTGGCTATCTGCAGAGATTCAGCGTCTGGTACACCCCATT GGCCAAGCGTTCCGACCGAGCCCACCACGACTGGCTGTCCCTGGCGGTGCCCGTGGGGGCGGCTCACCTCCTTGTGCCAGGGCTGAAGCCGCACACCCAGTACCAGTTCAGTGTCCTGGCTCAGAACAAGCTGGGCAGTGGGCCCTTCAGCGAGATTGTCCTGTCTGTCCCTGAAG GACTTCCTACCACACCAGCTGCCCCCACACGTCCTGTCACAGAGATGCCGcgtcctctgtccccaccccgAGGTCTGGTGGCAGTGAGGACGCCCCGGGGGGTACTACTACGCTGGGATCCCCCGGAAATGGTCCCTCAGAGGCTGGATGGCTACATCCTGGAGGGCCGCCaaggctcccagagctgggaggTGCTGGACGGGGCCGTGGCGGGCGCGGAAGtgcagctgctggtgcctggcctcATCAAG GATGTTCTCTACGAGTTTCGCCTTGTGGCCTTGGCCGGTGGCTATGTCAGCCGTCCCAGCAACTCGGCCAACGTCTCCACCTCTG GCCTGGAGGTCTACCCTTCCCGcacccagctgccaggcctcctgccacAGCCCGTGCTGGCTGGCGTGCTGGGGGGGCTCTGCTTCCTGGGGGTGGCCATCCTTGTGAGCATCCTGGCTGCCTGCCTCACCAGCCGCCACAGGGCtgcccgccgccgccaccactgCAAGCGCCTCCGCCAAG ATccacctcttctcttctctccaccCCAGTTGTCATCTCCAGT CTCTGCTCCAGGCTCGGGCAGTCCTGACAGCGTGGCCAAGCTGAAGCTCCGGggttccccagcccccagcctgcgCCAGAGCCTACTCTGCGGGGAGCCTGCtagaacccccagctcccctccagaCCCTCCACCGAGCCAGGGGCCCTTGCCCCTGGAGCCCATTTGCCGGGGACCAGATGGGCGCTTTGTGTTGGGACCCAACGTGGGCACCCCCCAAGAAAGGTCAGGCCCTGAGCAGGCTGAACCTCGGACCCCAGCCCGGCACCAGGCCAGGTCCTAtgactgcagcagcagcagccccacagggctgccccagcccctctgcaTTACAGACATCAGCCCTGTGGGGCCCTCTCCCGCCGCCCCGCCCAGTCCCCTGCCAGGAACCGGACCCCTGCTCCAGTACCTGAGCCTGCCCTTCTTCAGGGAGATGAATGTGGACGGTGACTGGCCCCCTGTGGAGGAGCCtgcttctgccccacccccagattACAGGGACATCCggccctgcccgccctcctctctccttcagcCCCTGgactcccctcccgcctccccacgGGCAGTGCTTCccggggctgtgggcagggctggggctgccccGGAGGGCCCGTACACAGCGCTGGCCGACTGGACACTGAGGGAACGGCTGCTGTCGGGCCTTCTCCCTGCCGCCCCTCGGGGCAGCCTCACCAGCCAGAGCAGCGGGCGGGGCAGCGCCTCTTTCTTGCGGCCCCCCTCCACGGCCCCCTCCGCCGGAGGCAGCTACCTCAGCCCGGCTCCAGGAGACACCAGCAGCTGGGCCAGTGGCCCGGAGAGGTGGCCCCGGAGGGAGCATGTGGTGACAGTCAGCAAGAG GAGGGACACATCTGTGGATGAGAACTATGAATGGGACTCAGAATTCCCTGGGGACGTGGAATTGCTGGAGACCCTGTACCTGGGCTTGGCTGGCCCTCGACCCGGACCTGACGCTGAGCCAGAGCTAG GTGCCAAGACTCCAGAGGTGGGCTGCCCCCTGAGCGCCGCCCCGGCTTTTGGCCCCGAGGCCCGCTGCGCTGCCCTGCGGGAGGAATTCCTGGCCTTCCGCCGCCGCCGAGATGCCGCTAGGACCTGGCTCCCCGCCTATCGACAGCCGGTCCCCCATCCTGAACAGGCCACTCTGCTGTGA